A region of Streptomyces sp. NBC_01750 DNA encodes the following proteins:
- a CDS encoding lipase maturation factor family protein, giving the protein MEWFSDSDYWLSRLVFQRALAGVYLVAFLTAALQFRALIGERGMLPVPAYVREISLRRAPSIFQLHYSDRFFACCAWAGCLLSAALVAGAADRIPLWAAMAWWALLWVLYLSIVNVGQTWYAFGWESLLLETGFLAVFLGNDRTAPPVLVLWLLRWVLFRVEFGAGLIKIRGDECWRNLTCLDFHHETQPMPGPLSWFFHHLPKPFHRVEVAANHVTQLLVPILLFTPQPVASAAAGLIALTQLWLVLSGNFAWLNWITITLALAAVDGSMLADPPALPAPPLWYEIVVIAVTALVLVLSYRPARNLLSKRQSMNRSYDPLHLVNAYGAFGTVGRVRHEVVIEGTEETVLHQDTVWREYGFKGKPGDVHRMPRQFAPYHLRLDWLMWFAALSPAYARAWFGPFVERLLDGDRDTLRLLAHNPFPDAPPAYVRARLYRYRYTTWRELRETGAWWHRTYLRDYLRPTRLF; this is encoded by the coding sequence ATGGAGTGGTTCAGCGACAGTGACTACTGGCTCAGTCGGCTGGTCTTCCAGCGGGCTCTGGCCGGCGTGTATCTGGTCGCCTTTCTCACCGCCGCGCTGCAGTTCCGGGCGCTGATCGGCGAACGGGGCATGCTGCCGGTGCCCGCGTACGTACGGGAGATATCGCTGCGCCGCGCGCCGAGCATCTTCCAGCTGCACTACTCGGACCGCTTCTTCGCCTGCTGCGCCTGGGCCGGCTGTCTGCTCTCCGCGGCCCTGGTCGCGGGCGCCGCCGACCGGATCCCGCTGTGGGCGGCGATGGCGTGGTGGGCGCTGCTGTGGGTGCTGTACCTGTCCATCGTCAATGTCGGGCAGACCTGGTATGCCTTCGGCTGGGAGTCACTGCTGCTCGAGACGGGCTTCCTCGCCGTCTTCCTCGGCAATGACCGCACGGCCCCGCCCGTGCTGGTGCTGTGGCTGCTCCGCTGGGTGCTGTTCCGGGTGGAATTCGGCGCGGGACTGATCAAAATCCGCGGCGACGAGTGCTGGCGCAACCTCACCTGTCTCGACTTCCACCACGAGACCCAGCCGATGCCGGGGCCGTTGAGCTGGTTCTTCCACCATCTGCCGAAACCCTTCCACCGGGTCGAGGTGGCCGCGAACCATGTGACCCAGCTACTGGTGCCCATCCTGCTGTTCACACCGCAGCCGGTGGCGAGCGCCGCGGCCGGCTTGATCGCGCTGACCCAGCTGTGGCTGGTGCTCTCCGGCAACTTCGCCTGGCTGAACTGGATAACGATCACGCTCGCGCTGGCCGCCGTGGATGGTTCGATGCTCGCGGATCCGCCCGCGCTGCCGGCGCCACCACTCTGGTACGAGATCGTCGTGATCGCCGTAACCGCCCTGGTTCTGGTGCTGAGCTACCGTCCGGCGCGCAATCTGCTCTCCAAGCGGCAGTCGATGAACCGCTCCTACGACCCGCTCCATCTGGTCAACGCCTACGGCGCGTTCGGCACGGTCGGCCGGGTGCGCCATGAGGTGGTGATCGAAGGCACGGAAGAGACGGTGCTCCACCAGGACACGGTGTGGCGGGAGTACGGTTTCAAGGGCAAGCCGGGCGACGTCCACCGGATGCCACGCCAGTTCGCCCCGTACCATCTGCGGCTCGACTGGCTGATGTGGTTCGCCGCGCTCTCCCCCGCCTATGCACGCGCCTGGTTCGGCCCGTTCGTGGAGCGCCTGCTCGACGGCGACCGGGACACGCTGCGGCTCCTTGCCCACAATCCGTTCCCGGACGCCCCACCCGCGTATGTCCGCGCCAGGCTGTACCGCTACCGGTACACGACCTGGCGCGAACTGCGGGAAACCGGCGCCTGGTGGCACCGGACCTACCTGCGCGATTACCTCAGGCCGACCAGGCTATTTTGA
- a CDS encoding amidohydrolase family protein — protein MAIIDAHHHVWDLSVRDQDWITGPDLAPIRRDFTLDDLRPEAHAAGVRATVLVQTVAVAEETPEFLALADGSDLVAGVVGWTDLTAPDVADTLAALRERPGGDRLVGIRHQVQGESDPEWLLRPDVLRGLSAVASAGLVYDLVVLPKQLPAASEAAARLPGLTFVLDHLGKPSIASKELEPWASDVRALAARPNTVCKLSGLVTEAAWSTWTTPDLSPYADTVLDAFGPGRLMFGSDWPVCRLAAGYGEVVAAARALTRRLGDGERGAVFGTTASRVYGLREV, from the coding sequence ATGGCGATCATCGACGCCCACCACCACGTCTGGGACCTGTCCGTACGGGACCAGGACTGGATCACCGGTCCCGACCTGGCGCCCATCCGCCGCGACTTCACCCTCGACGACCTCAGGCCCGAGGCACACGCCGCGGGCGTACGCGCCACCGTCCTCGTCCAGACGGTCGCCGTCGCCGAGGAGACCCCGGAGTTCCTCGCCCTCGCCGACGGCAGCGACCTCGTCGCGGGAGTCGTCGGCTGGACCGACCTCACCGCTCCCGATGTCGCCGACACCTTGGCGGCTTTGCGCGAACGCCCGGGCGGGGACCGGCTGGTCGGCATCCGCCACCAGGTCCAGGGCGAGAGCGACCCCGAGTGGCTGCTCCGCCCCGACGTACTGCGCGGTCTCTCCGCCGTCGCCTCCGCCGGACTCGTCTACGACCTTGTGGTGCTGCCGAAGCAGCTGCCCGCGGCGTCGGAGGCGGCGGCCCGGCTGCCCGGGCTCACCTTCGTACTCGACCATCTCGGCAAGCCGTCCATCGCCTCGAAGGAACTGGAGCCCTGGGCGAGCGATGTGCGCGCCCTCGCGGCCCGGCCGAACACCGTCTGCAAACTCTCCGGCCTGGTGACCGAAGCGGCGTGGTCCACCTGGACAACGCCGGATCTGAGTCCGTACGCAGACACGGTCCTCGACGCCTTCGGCCCCGGCCGGCTGATGTTCGGATCCGATTGGCCGGTGTGCCGGCTGGCCGCCGGCTACGGCGAGGTGGTCGCCGCGGCCCGCGCGCTCACGCGGCGGCTGGGTGACGGCGAACGCGGCGCGGTGTTCGGGACCACGGCGAGCCGCGTCTACGGTCTGCGGGAGGTGTGA
- a CDS encoding DUF6777 domain-containing protein — translation MRSPIRRWYAAVAAPSVALLAAGCGVVGGAASSGAGSDSGSREIVLQPVAAQGPDPYTASTARNVAQQPPPPPPRSSAPANPAGAGPAMNTFLGSTPGLYGGTEAIGSCDVGQQIALVSGDRAKVRAFAQGLGVAQADVPNFLRGLTPVVLRADTRVTGHGFRDGSATSYQSVLQAGTAVLVDQYGAPRVRCAGGNPLKPPVAVKGTVVHKGRPWAGYRPDQVIVIKPTTTTINNLVIVSVLNNSWIERRIGTDGEEDRSPEVLPPVSPDAVFTNPPSIELTGPSNPPESSGRSPSSGQSQPGNPTRPSDQVQPGDQSQPGNPTGQGLDTQLGGDPSTPDCPAPAALAPGEEPASGEAIEPGCSTSTLTEPVDPSLDSPGDAPVDPPVGPPVDPVDDPSVSGDVPPVDWLMPSRPELFTPLRG, via the coding sequence GTGCGCTCACCAATTCGACGTTGGTACGCGGCAGTCGCCGCACCGTCCGTCGCGCTTCTCGCTGCCGGCTGCGGCGTCGTCGGCGGTGCGGCTTCTTCGGGCGCGGGCTCGGACTCCGGCTCTCGGGAGATCGTTCTCCAGCCGGTCGCAGCCCAGGGGCCGGACCCGTACACGGCGTCGACGGCCAGAAACGTGGCGCAGCAGCCGCCGCCTCCGCCGCCCCGGTCGAGCGCGCCGGCCAACCCGGCGGGCGCGGGGCCGGCGATGAACACGTTCCTGGGTTCGACGCCCGGTCTCTACGGCGGCACCGAGGCCATCGGCAGCTGCGACGTGGGGCAGCAGATCGCCCTCGTCAGTGGTGACCGGGCCAAGGTGCGTGCGTTTGCGCAGGGCTTGGGGGTCGCTCAAGCCGACGTCCCGAACTTCCTGCGCGGGCTGACGCCCGTCGTCCTGCGCGCCGACACCCGGGTGACCGGCCACGGGTTCCGCGACGGCTCCGCCACCAGTTACCAGTCCGTGCTGCAGGCGGGCACGGCCGTGCTGGTGGACCAGTACGGCGCGCCGCGCGTCCGGTGCGCCGGCGGGAACCCGCTGAAACCGCCGGTCGCCGTCAAGGGCACCGTGGTGCACAAAGGCCGGCCGTGGGCGGGCTACCGGCCCGATCAGGTCATCGTCATCAAGCCCACCACCACGACCATCAACAACCTTGTGATCGTCAGCGTCCTCAACAACTCGTGGATCGAGCGGAGGATCGGAACCGACGGTGAAGAGGACAGGTCGCCCGAGGTGCTCCCGCCCGTCAGCCCGGACGCCGTCTTCACGAACCCGCCGTCCATCGAACTGACCGGGCCGAGCAATCCGCCGGAATCGAGTGGCCGGTCCCCATCGAGCGGCCAGTCCCAGCCGGGCAACCCGACCAGGCCGAGTGATCAGGTGCAACCGGGTGACCAGTCCCAGCCGGGCAACCCGACCGGGCAGGGCCTCGACACGCAGCTCGGCGGCGACCCGTCGACTCCGGACTGCCCGGCACCGGCCGCCCTCGCGCCGGGGGAGGAGCCGGCATCCGGCGAGGCGATCGAGCCCGGCTGCTCCACGTCGACCCTGACGGAGCCGGTGGATCCGTCGCTGGACTCGCCCGGCGACGCCCCGGTCGACCCGCCCGTGGGTCCGCCCGTCGACCCTGTGGATGACCCGTCCGTATCCGGCGATGTGCCGCCGGTGGACTGGCTCATGCCCTCCCGGCCGGAGCTCTTCACCCCTCTTCGGGGGTGA
- a CDS encoding SpoIIE family protein phosphatase, which translates to MVDRAAGALSLPDDWPARPDLSLNLNRMGSFDWDLASGLMNLDPAGHEVFDLRPGEYDGRPASLARRVPADEASRLDSLVAQALKSGSQHYGAYFRIRRRDGSLRWTHTQGFIRRDSAGRPLRIIGIIRDATDELADSSARLEADVERRRQTSVVESTTAALAHARTVQEVIDVLRDSHGLEHFGATSLVMGLLESGGRIHLVADGPEGSFVPGTRYTRVDDEYPMSEVVRTLTPRFIESKQDFADSYPLLWPHIEGLGISSAVYLPLIAQARPIGALGLLYGDKTGFSSEERNVLVALGSSIAQSLQRAVLYDQEHDLAQGLQQAMLPRRIPAVPGSQIAVRYRSARLGRDIGGDWYDVIALPGGRVGAVIGDVQGHDTHAAAVMGQLRIVLRAYAAEGHTPATVMARASVFLHELDTERFATCMYAEVDLSTGVMQLVRAGHVDPLVRDNDGSTRRLPVDGGLPLGLSAEFGRLEYPVTTIELDPGQTLLFYTDGLVEVPGADLDDGMQLLTALVRAGPRDLQLLADQLCDVVDERSGDDDVAILLLRRKGAYTPQTGGRLQQHVAQNDPEALRSARHMIRAATGAWGARERSDEIELAADEMITNALMHTDGGAIVTIRVLSGAERRLRVEVEDRSSALPRRRDAGESGVSGRGLMLVDRLAEAWGVESRGSGKCVWCEFMIPERPKS; encoded by the coding sequence ATGGTTGATCGGGCAGCGGGTGCCCTGTCGCTTCCCGACGACTGGCCGGCCCGACCGGATCTGAGCTTGAACCTCAACCGCATGGGCAGCTTCGACTGGGACCTGGCCAGCGGGCTCATGAACTTGGACCCGGCCGGACACGAAGTGTTCGATCTGCGCCCCGGCGAGTACGACGGCCGCCCGGCGAGCCTGGCGCGCCGGGTGCCGGCGGACGAGGCGAGCCGGCTCGACAGTCTGGTGGCGCAGGCGCTCAAGAGCGGCAGCCAGCACTACGGCGCGTACTTCCGCATCCGCCGCCGCGACGGCAGTCTGCGCTGGACCCACACCCAGGGCTTCATCCGGCGCGACAGTGCGGGTCGGCCGCTGCGGATCATCGGCATCATCCGCGACGCCACCGACGAGCTGGCCGACTCCTCCGCGCGTCTCGAAGCGGATGTGGAGCGCCGCCGGCAGACCAGCGTCGTCGAGAGCACGACGGCCGCCCTCGCTCACGCCAGGACCGTGCAGGAAGTCATCGACGTACTCAGGGACTCGCACGGTCTGGAGCACTTCGGCGCGACCAGTCTGGTCATGGGGCTGCTGGAGTCGGGCGGGCGGATCCATCTGGTCGCCGACGGCCCCGAGGGCTCCTTCGTGCCGGGCACCCGCTACACCCGGGTCGACGACGAGTACCCGATGAGCGAGGTCGTCCGTACGCTCACGCCACGCTTCATCGAGTCCAAGCAGGACTTCGCCGACTCCTATCCGCTGCTGTGGCCGCATATCGAAGGACTCGGCATCTCCTCCGCCGTCTATCTGCCACTGATTGCCCAGGCCCGCCCCATCGGAGCCCTCGGCCTCCTCTACGGCGACAAGACCGGCTTCAGCTCCGAGGAGCGCAATGTGCTGGTCGCGCTCGGCAGCAGCATCGCGCAGAGCCTGCAGCGCGCCGTGCTCTACGACCAGGAGCACGATCTCGCCCAGGGGTTGCAGCAGGCGATGCTGCCGCGCCGGATCCCCGCCGTGCCCGGGTCGCAGATCGCCGTGCGCTACCGCTCCGCGCGGCTGGGCCGGGACATCGGCGGCGACTGGTACGACGTCATCGCGCTGCCGGGCGGGCGCGTCGGCGCGGTCATCGGCGACGTGCAGGGCCATGACACCCACGCGGCCGCGGTGATGGGGCAACTGCGCATCGTGCTGCGGGCGTACGCCGCCGAGGGGCACACTCCGGCCACCGTGATGGCACGCGCCTCCGTCTTCCTGCATGAACTCGACACCGAACGGTTCGCGACCTGTATGTACGCCGAGGTCGATCTGTCGACGGGGGTGATGCAGCTGGTGCGCGCGGGGCATGTGGACCCGCTGGTCCGGGACAACGACGGCAGCACCCGTCGGCTGCCGGTGGACGGCGGGCTGCCGCTGGGGCTCTCCGCGGAGTTCGGCCGACTCGAATACCCCGTCACCACCATCGAGTTGGACCCCGGACAGACCTTGCTCTTCTACACCGACGGACTGGTCGAGGTGCCCGGCGCGGACCTCGACGACGGGATGCAGCTGCTGACCGCGCTGGTGCGCGCCGGCCCGCGCGATCTGCAGCTGCTGGCCGACCAACTGTGCGATGTGGTGGACGAGCGGAGCGGCGACGACGATGTGGCGATCCTGTTGCTCCGCCGCAAGGGCGCGTACACCCCGCAGACCGGGGGCCGGCTGCAGCAGCATGTCGCGCAGAACGACCCCGAGGCGCTGCGCTCGGCAAGGCACATGATCCGGGCGGCGACCGGGGCCTGGGGAGCGCGCGAACGGTCGGACGAGATCGAGCTGGCCGCCGACGAGATGATCACCAATGCGCTGATGCACACCGACGGCGGGGCGATCGTCACCATCCGGGTGCTGTCCGGGGCGGAGCGGCGGCTGCGGGTGGAGGTCGAGGACCGCTCCAGTGCGCTGCCGCGCAGGCGCGATGCGGGAGAGTCGGGTGTGTCAGGGCGCGGCCTGATGCTGGTGGACCGGCTGGCTGAGGCGTGGGGCGTGGAATCGCGAGGAAGCGGCAAATGCGTGTGGTGCGAGTTCATGATTCCGGAGAGGCCGAAATCTTGA
- a CDS encoding L-rhamnose mutarotase → MRVALHTTVRADRIAAYEAAHREVPEELTAAIRAAGVTSWTIWRSGTDLFHLLDCADYARLLAELEELPANIAWQARMAELLDVVHDYSADGAAAGLPVVWEL, encoded by the coding sequence ATGAGAGTCGCCCTGCACACCACGGTCCGCGCCGACCGCATCGCCGCGTACGAGGCGGCGCACCGAGAGGTCCCAGAGGAGCTGACCGCCGCGATCCGTGCCGCCGGCGTCACCTCCTGGACGATCTGGCGCAGCGGCACCGACCTCTTCCACCTCCTCGACTGCGCCGACTACGCCCGGCTGCTGGCCGAACTGGAAGAGCTCCCCGCCAATATCGCCTGGCAGGCGCGGATGGCCGAACTGCTCGACGTCGTACACGACTACTCCGCGGACGGCGCCGCGGCCGGACTCCCCGTCGTCTGGGAGCTGTGA
- a CDS encoding alpha-L-fucosidase C-terminal domain-containing protein, whose translation MERRLRETGEWLKVNGEAIYGSTYWARMPQLGEDLRFTIRPDKAFYIHSLAAPGGTLTVEAPVPVRPGDKVTMLGHGRPLTWRTTGGRLVIDVPVAARRAGKHVWVFKIAWSA comes from the coding sequence ATGGAGCGCAGGCTCCGGGAAACAGGGGAGTGGCTGAAGGTCAACGGCGAGGCGATCTACGGAAGTACGTACTGGGCGAGGATGCCGCAGCTCGGCGAGGATCTGCGCTTCACGATCCGCCCGGACAAGGCCTTCTACATCCACTCGCTCGCCGCGCCCGGCGGCACGCTCACCGTCGAGGCGCCGGTGCCCGTCCGGCCCGGCGACAAGGTGACGATGCTCGGCCACGGCCGGCCGCTGACCTGGCGTACGACCGGCGGCAGGCTGGTGATCGACGTGCCCGTCGCGGCCCGCCGGGCCGGCAAGCACGTGTGGGTGTTCAAAATAGCCTGGTCGGCCTGA
- a CDS encoding aldo/keto reductase, with the protein MRWSTLGRSGVDITELSFGAAGIGNLYTPVDPAAAAAAIDAAWDTGIRTFDTAPHYGLGLSERRLGEALRTRPRDAYTLSTKVGRLLEPCEARGDDLADGFAVTADHRRVWDFSADGVRRSIEESLVRLGLDRIDIVYLHDPDDHEEAAFRHGYPALEQLRAEGVVGAIGAGMNQTAMLTRFLRDTDVDAVLCAGRYTLLDQSALDDLLPEAAARGKSVVVGGVFNSGLLADPRPGARYDYTAAPDGVLRRALRLKAVAERHGVPLRAVALHYPFGHPAVAGVLVGARSADEVRDAAELLGRSVPPGLWDELRAEGLLPKDGDAR; encoded by the coding sequence ATGCGATGGAGCACGCTCGGACGCAGCGGCGTCGACATCACCGAACTGTCCTTCGGTGCGGCCGGAATCGGCAATCTGTACACCCCTGTCGACCCGGCGGCGGCCGCGGCTGCGATAGACGCCGCCTGGGACACGGGAATCCGCACCTTCGACACCGCGCCGCACTACGGGCTCGGCCTCTCCGAACGCAGGCTCGGCGAGGCGCTGCGCACCCGGCCCCGCGACGCGTACACCCTGTCCACCAAGGTGGGAAGGCTGCTCGAACCCTGCGAGGCCCGCGGCGACGACCTCGCGGACGGCTTCGCCGTGACCGCCGATCACCGCCGCGTATGGGACTTCAGCGCCGACGGCGTGCGCCGCAGCATCGAAGAGAGCCTCGTCAGGCTCGGTCTCGACCGGATCGACATCGTCTATCTGCACGACCCGGACGACCACGAGGAAGCCGCCTTCCGCCACGGCTACCCGGCGCTGGAACAGCTGCGCGCCGAAGGCGTGGTCGGCGCTATCGGCGCGGGGATGAACCAGACCGCGATGCTCACCCGCTTCCTCCGCGACACCGACGTCGACGCCGTCCTGTGCGCCGGCCGCTACACCCTGCTCGATCAGAGCGCGCTGGACGACCTGCTGCCCGAAGCGGCCGCCCGCGGCAAGAGCGTCGTCGTCGGCGGGGTCTTCAACTCCGGGCTGCTCGCCGATCCGCGCCCCGGTGCCCGGTACGACTACACGGCCGCGCCCGACGGGGTCCTGCGGCGGGCCCTGCGGCTCAAGGCCGTTGCCGAGCGGCACGGCGTACCGCTGCGCGCCGTCGCGCTCCACTATCCCTTCGGCCATCCGGCCGTCGCCGGCGTGCTGGTCGGAGCCCGGTCCGCCGACGAAGTACGGGACGCGGCCGAGCTGCTCGGCCGCTCTGTCCCGCCCGGGCTCTGGGACGAACTGCGCGCCGAAGGACTGCTGCCGAAGGACGGGGATGCCCGATGA
- a CDS encoding YndJ family protein, producing the protein MSVLVNLIVMLGMLVVVPTGLRLIDGDELTSIRRTWLLFAVPGAVAPWLPRSASAAALAAVYALGTLALALQAPRRLSRTRSFAPAEIAVLTALATPSVAGLALVAERSGHELFGFSLPILALTVPHFHFAGFTAALVAGLLCRAAAGPAGRFAALSVPLGTLLVLGGYFVDDWAELLGALVLTTGMWAVALLTWRDVRTGSRDRFTRMLLTVSAAVLGATMLLALSWALGEATGLPHPTLTWMAATHGLGNALGFALCSVLAWRQLKEKAA; encoded by the coding sequence ATGTCCGTACTGGTCAACCTGATCGTGATGCTCGGGATGCTCGTGGTGGTCCCCACGGGACTGCGTCTCATCGACGGTGACGAACTCACGTCCATTCGGCGGACATGGCTCCTGTTCGCCGTTCCGGGAGCGGTCGCTCCATGGCTGCCCCGCTCGGCTTCAGCCGCGGCACTCGCGGCCGTCTACGCGCTCGGCACACTGGCCCTCGCTCTGCAGGCACCACGGCGGCTGAGCCGTACGCGCTCTTTCGCACCCGCCGAGATCGCGGTGCTCACCGCGCTTGCGACACCCTCGGTCGCCGGCCTGGCACTGGTCGCGGAACGCTCGGGACACGAGCTCTTCGGCTTCAGTCTGCCGATCCTGGCGCTGACCGTGCCGCACTTCCACTTCGCCGGGTTCACCGCCGCGCTGGTCGCGGGCCTGCTCTGCCGGGCGGCAGCGGGACCGGCCGGGCGCTTCGCGGCGCTCAGTGTGCCGCTGGGCACCCTGCTGGTCCTCGGCGGCTACTTCGTCGACGACTGGGCAGAGCTGCTGGGGGCACTGGTGCTGACCACGGGTATGTGGGCCGTGGCCCTGCTGACGTGGCGGGATGTCCGGACCGGCAGTCGGGACCGGTTCACCCGCATGCTGCTGACCGTCTCGGCCGCCGTACTGGGGGCGACCATGCTGCTCGCCCTGAGCTGGGCGCTCGGCGAGGCCACCGGACTCCCCCACCCCACTCTGACCTGGATGGCCGCCACCCATGGCCTCGGCAACGCCCTGGGCTTCGCACTCTGCTCGGTGCTGGCCTGGCGACAACTAAAGGAGAAAGCCGCATGA
- a CDS encoding DUF1990 family protein, which produces MNSVRRQTGRTLNYPETGATRLGPLPAGYHHLHHTTRIGRGRAAFEAAGTAVTTWRMHRGTGARVHTAAGRAEPGARLTVSAGLGPLRFTAPCEVIWTAYERDRTGFAYGTLTGHPECGEESFIVDIRDDGSVWFTVMAFSRPATWYTRLAGPLVPVLQKAYAGRLGHTLREIAAP; this is translated from the coding sequence ATGAACAGCGTCCGCAGACAGACCGGCCGCACGCTCAACTACCCGGAGACCGGTGCCACCCGGCTCGGCCCGCTGCCCGCCGGCTACCACCACCTCCACCACACCACCCGGATCGGCCGGGGCCGCGCCGCCTTCGAGGCGGCCGGCACGGCCGTCACCACCTGGCGGATGCACCGGGGGACGGGCGCCCGGGTGCACACCGCCGCGGGGCGGGCGGAGCCGGGCGCCCGCCTCACGGTCTCGGCCGGTCTGGGACCACTGCGATTCACCGCGCCCTGCGAGGTGATCTGGACGGCGTACGAGAGGGACCGGACGGGCTTCGCGTACGGGACGCTGACCGGGCATCCGGAGTGCGGCGAGGAGTCGTTCATCGTCGACATCCGGGACGACGGCTCGGTGTGGTTCACGGTGATGGCGTTCAGCCGCCCGGCGACCTGGTACACCCGGCTCGCCGGTCCGCTCGTGCCCGTACTGCAGAAGGCGTACGCCGGACGGCTCGGTCACACACTGCGGGAGATCGCCGCTCCCTGA
- a CDS encoding wax ester/triacylglycerol synthase family O-acyltransferase, which translates to MSSELLAPLDLAFWHLESAGHPMHLGALAFFAPASVPVPAPAPASVPASASAAAAGPGARGGGRLLELLAGRAAAIPRLRMRVRDVLLPVGGAAWAMAKDFDVRRHVHHVRLPGGDFAAEATAIAAELMERPLERGLPPWEMYLLTGADDKGEGPFAVLVKLHHALADGMRAVAIGAGIFDQIADARTVGVRRPRTVPPRSWTGDAWQVAGFARARIEELGRAVGVGASVVRASRFDPRGLPALSAGSSGTRRLGTAVLDLADVQQVRRAVGGTANDVLLATVAGALRRWMGARDERLPAADPRALVPVSRRRPGSPSGSGNKFSAYLLPLPVSDPDPRSRLDAVRTAMDRNKAAGPSRGAGALAVLADQLPPLAHRFGAPLAGGAARMLFDVLVTNVPLPRSALSLGGCPLREVYPMAPLARGQSLAIAMSTYGGQVHVGLVADGKAVPDLDRLAESLSEELEELLGIAVTG; encoded by the coding sequence TTGAGCAGCGAGCTTCTCGCACCTCTCGACCTGGCGTTCTGGCACCTTGAGTCCGCCGGGCACCCGATGCATCTCGGCGCCCTGGCATTCTTCGCTCCCGCTTCCGTTCCCGTTCCCGCTCCCGCTCCCGCTTCCGTTCCCGCTTCCGCTTCCGCGGCGGCCGCCGGGCCGGGCGCGCGGGGCGGCGGCCGCCTCCTCGAACTGCTCGCCGGCCGTGCAGCGGCGATCCCCCGCCTGCGGATGCGAGTGCGGGACGTCCTGCTGCCCGTCGGCGGCGCCGCCTGGGCCATGGCCAAGGACTTCGACGTACGACGGCATGTGCACCACGTCCGCCTCCCCGGGGGCGACTTCGCCGCCGAGGCCACCGCCATCGCCGCCGAGCTGATGGAGCGGCCCCTCGAGCGCGGCCTGCCGCCTTGGGAGATGTACCTCCTCACGGGCGCCGACGACAAAGGCGAAGGGCCGTTCGCGGTACTGGTGAAGCTCCACCACGCGCTGGCCGACGGTATGCGCGCGGTCGCCATCGGGGCAGGCATCTTCGATCAGATCGCCGACGCTCGCACCGTCGGCGTACGGCGGCCGCGCACAGTACCGCCCCGGTCGTGGACCGGAGATGCCTGGCAGGTGGCCGGGTTCGCCCGGGCCCGCATCGAGGAGCTGGGCCGCGCCGTCGGCGTCGGTGCCTCCGTCGTACGGGCCAGCAGGTTCGACCCCCGGGGTCTGCCCGCGCTCTCCGCGGGCTCCAGCGGCACGCGACGGCTCGGCACCGCAGTGCTCGACCTGGCGGATGTGCAGCAGGTGCGCAGGGCGGTGGGCGGCACGGCGAACGACGTACTGCTCGCCACCGTGGCGGGCGCGCTGCGGCGCTGGATGGGAGCCCGGGACGAGCGGCTGCCCGCCGCCGATCCGCGCGCCCTGGTGCCTGTCTCCCGGCGCAGGCCCGGCAGTCCGTCCGGCTCCGGCAACAAGTTCTCCGCGTATCTGCTTCCGCTTCCCGTCTCCGACCCCGACCCGCGCTCGCGGCTCGACGCCGTACGCACCGCCATGGACCGCAACAAGGCGGCGGGCCCATCGCGCGGCGCCGGGGCGCTGGCCGTACTCGCCGATCAACTGCCGCCGCTGGCCCACCGGTTCGGTGCGCCTCTGGCCGGAGGTGCGGCCCGGATGCTGTTCGACGTCCTGGTCACCAATGTGCCGCTGCCGCGCTCGGCCCTCTCGCTCGGCGGCTGCCCGTTGCGCGAGGTCTACCCGATGGCGCCGCTGGCCCGCGGACAGTCCCTGGCGATCGCCATGTCGACCTACGGCGGTCAGGTGCATGTGGGCCTGGTCGCCGACGGTAAGGCCGTGCCCGATCTGGACCGGCTCGCGGAGAGTCTGAGTGAGGAGCTCGAAGAACTTCTCGGCATCGCCGTCACCGGGTAG